Proteins encoded within one genomic window of Fusarium musae strain F31 chromosome 4, whole genome shotgun sequence:
- a CDS encoding hypothetical protein (EggNog:ENOG41), giving the protein MAFHQPTRQSVQRVVRAPVDEQEIPRRDVPITQEREPEQSQTWVLFAPTDVTTTSYLTETDHSLKTPGRSRVGDLGSLNSAAKSEAESRQSASASGLDEEDDAELDSLDGHLPGFRSISAVQYQPQEEQQGSGPVFPGHDGLGSFHLDQPTLGAEAQDHIYQFERFNPRRQYQRRESFDLRQLDVERDQVHEAEKRQRIEAWRLEHSRVLLGEIQRETRRRRFSQASIQKRPSSNVPSVPSALAYDGESDNTTWHDEDAIGTSSDSKGFFSKVTRRFLRDIVGMDERSISVFLGETVPEDDEDLSSTPRASQTLAWESRQFASREEWQLDMLERMSRELGSLVSHISHHPGAFSTYTRVQQMPLPYAGLPIIPESNSSHSATDNIRPTEHEHASFPQFKPTIQTSSQPINIHGRSESSAEVTQTSRQDTPMSNTFTQEEWEKDLDMKLVFRYLRSRFMPRSSNPPPSTTVHLATSNSQDTAAKLARVRQHHPLVSRMRPPAERRTFKATTPGSPVAIRHPSSCASQSTRRSARRSSVSSRHYWDIGGSLGTGSVIASNGPMGSWGEV; this is encoded by the coding sequence ATGGCTTTTCATCAGCCGACCCGACAGTCGGTCCAGCGCGTCGTTCGGGCTCCTGTTGACGAGCAAGAGATCCCTCGGAGAGATGTGCCAATAACCCAAGAACGTGAACCAGAACAGTCGCAGACATGGGTGCTCTTCGCGCCAACTGATGtgacaacaacatcataTCTCACCGAAACGGATCACTCGCTGAAAACTCCTGGAAGATCACGAGTGGGAGATCTGGGCAGTTTGAACTCGGCTGCGAAATCGGAGGCTGAGTCACGCCAATCCGCCTCAGCATCTGgtcttgatgaagaggatgatgccGAGCTAGATAGTCTAGATGGCCACTTGCCTGGCTTTCGCTCAATATCTGCAGTGCAGTATCAGCCACAGGAAGAACAGCAGGGATCTGGGCCAGTGTTTCCCGGCCACGATGGTCTGGGATCCTTCCACCTTGATCAGCCCACCTTGGGGGCTGAAGCACAGGATCACATCTACCAATTCGAACGATTCAATCCCAGACGGCAGTATCAGCGAAGAGAGAGCTTTGATCTGCGGCAGCTCGATGTAGAGCGTGACCAGGTTCATGAGGCAGAGAAGCGCCAAAGAATTGAAGCTTGGCGACTGGAACACAGTCGAGTACTGCTAGGTGAGATTCAGCGCGAGACAAGGAGGAGACGATTTTCGCAAGCATCTATTCAGAAACGCCCATCCTCCAACGTGCCTTCTGTCCCGTCGGCCCTTGCCTATGATGGAGAATCAGACAACACGACATGGCACGATGAGGATGCTATTGGGACATCATCGGATTCAAAAGGTTTCTTTTCCAAGGTCACCAGAAGATTCTTGCGAGATATAGTTGGAATGGACGAACGATCGATTTCAGTGTTCTTGGGAGAAACGGTacctgaggatgatgaagatctaTCGTCAACACCCCGCGCTTCCCAAACCTTGGCATGGGAGTCGCGACAGTTTGCCTCTAGAGAGGAATGGCAGCTGGACATGCTGGAGAGGATGTCGAGGGAGCTTGGTTCCCTTGTCAGCCATATTTCCCATCATCCTGGTGCATTCTCAACCTATACCCGAGTCCAGCAGATGCCACTTCCCTACGCTGGCCTTCCAATCATCCCGGAGTCAAATTCATCTCATTCCGCCACAGACAACATTCGACCAACAGAACATGAACACGCGTCATTTCCACAATTCAAACCAACAATTCAGACATCATCGCAACCCATCAACATTCATGGCAGATCTGAATCTTCGGCCGAAGTCACGCAAACGTCACGACAAGACACTCCTATGAGCAACACGTTCACTCAAGAGGAATGGGAGAAGGATCTTGATATGAAACTGGTGTTCAGATATCTACGCTCTCGTTTCATGCCACGAAGCAGCAATCCTCCCCCTTCAACAACAGTTCACCTGGCTACGTCGAATAGTCAAGACACAGCCGCAAAGCTGGCCCGCGTCCGTCAGCACCACCCGTTGGTTTCACGCATGCGACCTCCCGCCGAACGCCGAACGTTCAAAGCTACGACGCCCGGAAGTCCAGTGGCAATTCGGCATCCGAGTAGTTGCGCGAGTCAGAGCACCAGACGATCCGCCCGCCGTAGTAGTGTCTCATCTCGACACTACTGGGACATAGGCGGATCTCTGGGTACAGGCTCTGTAATTGCGTCTAACGGTCCGATGGGTAGCTGGGGCGAAGTGTGA